Proteins from one Oryzomonas sagensis genomic window:
- a CDS encoding spinster family MFS transporter yields MDAQPISLTYRRYALGLLLAVNLLNYIDRQVLFAVFPLIKIDLRLSDTALGFLGSAFMLSYLLFAPLFGWLGDHWSRTKLAAGGLVVWSMATVLAGLAPGYRTLLGARATVGIGEASFGTVSPGLIADFFSRERRGRVLAWFYVAIPVGSALGYLLGGVLGQRYGWHTAFLLVGIPGLLLAIPIARLRPPSRGGDDASLRAAHGKVSGGYAALFKNRSFVCNTLAMAAMTFAIGGLAQWIPSFLYRTHSLDVARGNTLFGATTVLAGILGTMAGGWLGDFWQKRSGKGYLLISGWGFLIGTPFAAWAILAPGLTGCMAAIFIAEFFLFFNTGPLNTVIINVTNPAIRAMAFAVNIFFIHALGDAVSPSVLGWLSDQWGLRSALLITPGVMGLAGLFCFICGRFVVQDMAQAEE; encoded by the coding sequence ATGGACGCCCAGCCGATCTCGCTCACCTACCGCCGCTACGCCCTGGGGCTCCTTTTGGCGGTGAACCTGCTCAACTACATCGACCGGCAGGTGCTCTTCGCGGTCTTTCCCCTGATCAAGATCGATCTGCGTCTCTCCGATACGGCGCTGGGGTTTCTCGGGAGCGCCTTCATGCTCAGCTACCTGCTCTTCGCCCCGCTCTTCGGCTGGCTCGGCGACCATTGGAGCCGGACCAAACTTGCCGCCGGAGGCTTGGTTGTCTGGAGCATGGCCACGGTTCTGGCCGGTCTTGCCCCCGGCTACCGGACCCTGCTGGGTGCCCGCGCCACCGTCGGGATCGGTGAGGCGAGTTTCGGCACGGTATCACCCGGCCTCATCGCCGACTTCTTCTCCAGGGAACGCCGCGGACGGGTCCTGGCTTGGTTCTATGTCGCCATTCCGGTCGGCAGCGCGCTGGGCTATCTCCTCGGCGGGGTGCTGGGGCAGCGGTACGGCTGGCACACCGCATTTTTGCTGGTTGGTATACCGGGCCTGCTGTTGGCCATTCCCATCGCACGGTTGCGCCCCCCGTCCCGCGGCGGCGACGACGCATCCCTGCGGGCCGCGCACGGAAAAGTCTCCGGAGGCTACGCCGCCCTGTTCAAAAACCGCTCGTTCGTCTGCAACACCCTTGCCATGGCTGCCATGACCTTCGCCATCGGCGGACTCGCCCAGTGGATCCCCTCGTTCCTGTACCGCACCCATTCCCTCGACGTGGCAAGGGGAAATACCCTGTTCGGCGCGACCACGGTGCTGGCCGGAATACTGGGCACCATGGCCGGCGGCTGGCTCGGCGATTTCTGGCAAAAAAGAAGCGGCAAGGGCTATCTGCTCATCTCCGGCTGGGGCTTCCTGATCGGCACCCCGTTCGCCGCCTGGGCCATCCTCGCTCCCGGCCTGACCGGCTGCATGGCCGCGATCTTCATCGCCGAGTTTTTTCTCTTTTTCAATACCGGACCGCTCAATACCGTCATCATCAACGTCACCAACCCGGCTATCCGCGCCATGGCCTTTGCGGTCAATATCTTCTTCATCCACGCCTTGGGCGACGCGGTTTCGCCCTCCGTCCTCGGCTGGCTGTCCGACCAATGGGGGTTGCGCAGCGCCCTCCTGATCACCCCGGGCGTTATGGGCCTGGCCGGCCTCTTCTGTTTCATCTGCGGCAGGTTTGTGGTGCAGGATATGGCTCAAGCCGAGGAATGA
- a CDS encoding AI-2E family transporter encodes MDKKIYVSIMAAFATAAAIWLFAQLAAPIAKPLTWALIVGIATLPHHERLVRRCPGHPGRSAGLMVLAITVCFILPVAGLIVLVVQNAADWYTEGERLVLAFSTTGAGALSHFPFASEIRAVGERFGIDLSGLAAKLAAGASGYLLDVATNTAKNLGELLFTLAVALFMLFFIYRDGDRIVSVAIARLAANQDNMRRYCSEIRATVTAVTVGTIFTCLVQGVTAGLGYVVAGIPAPVLCGALTALAALVPVVGTGIVWVPLVALAAINGAYLKAGLLALWCVFFVGLADNAIRPLAIGAKSTVPIPIPAVVLGAICGVFALGILGLIVGPVLFAILITVWRDVMGVGSLQSQA; translated from the coding sequence ATGGACAAGAAGATATACGTGAGCATCATGGCCGCCTTTGCCACGGCTGCAGCAATCTGGCTGTTCGCCCAGCTGGCGGCCCCAATCGCCAAACCGCTGACGTGGGCGCTCATCGTCGGCATTGCGACCCTTCCGCACCACGAGCGGCTGGTCAGGAGGTGTCCCGGCCACCCCGGACGCTCTGCCGGCTTGATGGTTTTGGCAATAACCGTCTGCTTTATCCTGCCGGTTGCGGGCCTGATCGTCTTGGTCGTGCAAAACGCCGCCGACTGGTACACGGAAGGCGAGCGGCTCGTCCTGGCATTTTCGACGACCGGGGCGGGCGCACTCAGCCATTTTCCGTTCGCAAGCGAGATCAGGGCCGTGGGAGAGCGGTTCGGCATCGATCTCTCCGGTCTCGCCGCAAAACTGGCTGCCGGCGCTTCGGGGTATCTCCTTGATGTGGCGACCAACACCGCAAAAAACCTTGGGGAGCTCCTCTTTACCCTGGCGGTGGCGCTGTTCATGCTCTTCTTCATCTACCGCGACGGCGACAGGATCGTGTCGGTTGCCATCGCCCGTTTGGCCGCGAATCAGGACAACATGCGCCGCTATTGTTCCGAAATTCGCGCCACCGTTACCGCCGTGACCGTCGGAACGATCTTTACCTGCCTGGTGCAGGGCGTAACCGCCGGCCTCGGGTATGTTGTCGCCGGGATTCCGGCCCCGGTTCTGTGCGGTGCTCTGACGGCCCTGGCAGCGCTTGTGCCGGTTGTCGGCACCGGTATTGTCTGGGTGCCGCTCGTTGCCCTTGCCGCCATCAACGGCGCCTATCTCAAGGCGGGCCTCCTGGCGCTCTGGTGCGTGTTTTTCGTGGGCCTTGCCGATAATGCGATACGCCCCCTCGCCATTGGGGCAAAGAGCACCGTTCCCATACCTATCCCGGCGGTTGTGCTCGGAGCGATCTGCGGGGTGTTTGCCCTGGGGATTCTCGGCCTTATCGTGGGTCCTGTCCTCTTTGCGATCCTCATCACCGTTTGGCGGGATGTCATGGGTGTCGGATCGTTGCAGAGCCAGGCTTGA
- a CDS encoding autotransporter assembly complex protein TamA: protein MPDFSSRYAHDHAEPHLGAAQTVLAFLLLWLGLALPLHAAEPVEIVVAGVEGAALKNVQETLVLPAGLVRGGTVDRLWLDRFARQAGDKVRTALEPFGYYHALAAVTVEPDGERYRLLVKVAPGEPVRLTDVAVAVIGPGKGEKRLARLVAAFPLHKGDVLLHQKYEEAKTALTARARDLGYLDADFFRHEIRVAPSATSATIELVLDTGEKYYFGATRIQGAPDYPDRFLRRHLTYAPGEVFSYPRLGETQRNFTNSERFKEVVITPEKQDAEAHRVPVAIQLTPGPRINVRPGIGYGTDTGARFTVRYRDLNMFHQGHELYSQLYVAERLQGLVTGYVLPSPKDVRSSTTLQLNLQQEDNTSYFSRIVALEADRNRSFGPGRLGTAYIKAQYEDYTVGAQKSSARLLLPGLRFSDDRYDNPVRPRRGFRYTLDLHGTHQLLGSDTKLVQILAAGSYLLPLPWRLSLHMRANAGVTLLNDPLTDIPPSLRFFTGGDQSVRGYSYKSLGPRDATGKVVGGKQLLTSSMELERALFKDWGVSLFYDAGNAFNNFSAIKLFQGAGVGLHYYTSVGALNLSVAQPLGVDKLALHFHFTVGFEL, encoded by the coding sequence ATGCCTGACTTCTCATCACGATACGCACATGACCATGCAGAACCCCATCTCGGTGCGGCCCAGACCGTCCTTGCCTTCCTGCTGCTCTGGCTCGGCCTCGCGCTGCCTCTGCATGCCGCCGAACCGGTGGAGATCGTTGTTGCCGGCGTCGAGGGCGCAGCGCTGAAAAACGTGCAGGAAACGCTCGTTCTCCCGGCCGGATTGGTACGCGGAGGAACGGTGGACCGCCTCTGGCTCGACCGTTTTGCCCGGCAGGCGGGCGATAAGGTCAGGACCGCCCTGGAACCGTTCGGCTATTACCATGCGCTGGCCGCGGTTACGGTCGAACCGGACGGAGAGCGTTACCGTCTGCTGGTCAAGGTGGCGCCGGGCGAGCCGGTACGCCTGACCGATGTCGCCGTGGCGGTGATCGGGCCGGGCAAGGGGGAAAAACGCTTGGCGAGGCTGGTTGCGGCGTTCCCCCTGCACAAGGGAGATGTGCTGCTGCACCAGAAGTACGAGGAGGCCAAGACGGCGCTCACCGCACGGGCCCGGGATCTGGGCTACCTGGATGCCGATTTTTTCCGGCACGAGATCCGCGTCGCCCCGTCCGCCACAAGCGCCACTATCGAACTGGTTCTGGATACGGGCGAGAAATACTATTTCGGCGCGACGCGCATCCAGGGTGCGCCCGACTACCCGGACCGTTTTCTGCGCCGCCATCTGACCTATGCCCCCGGCGAGGTCTTTTCCTACCCCCGCCTCGGCGAAACCCAACGTAACTTCACCAACTCGGAGCGTTTCAAAGAGGTCGTCATCACGCCGGAAAAACAGGATGCCGAGGCGCACAGGGTGCCGGTAGCCATACAGCTGACACCCGGGCCGCGCATAAACGTGCGGCCGGGCATAGGCTACGGCACGGACACGGGGGCGCGATTCACCGTCCGTTACCGCGACCTGAACATGTTTCACCAGGGGCACGAGCTGTATTCGCAACTGTATGTTGCCGAGCGGCTTCAGGGGCTGGTGACCGGCTATGTCCTGCCCAGCCCGAAGGATGTCAGAAGCTCCACGACGTTGCAGCTGAACCTGCAGCAGGAGGACAACACGAGCTATTTCAGCCGCATAGTGGCGCTGGAGGCGGACCGCAACCGGAGTTTCGGCCCAGGCAGGCTGGGCACCGCCTACATAAAGGCCCAGTACGAAGACTATACCGTCGGCGCCCAGAAATCCTCCGCGCGACTCCTGCTGCCCGGTCTGCGTTTTTCCGATGATCGATACGACAATCCCGTACGTCCCCGCCGCGGTTTTCGCTACACCCTTGATCTGCACGGCACCCATCAACTGCTCGGCTCGGATACGAAACTGGTCCAGATCCTGGCCGCGGGGAGTTATCTTCTGCCGCTCCCCTGGCGTCTTTCGCTGCATATGCGGGCCAATGCCGGGGTAACCTTGCTGAACGATCCCTTGACCGATATTCCACCTTCGCTGCGCTTCTTTACCGGCGGCGACCAGAGCGTGCGCGGCTATTCCTACAAATCCCTCGGCCCGCGCGACGCCACGGGCAAGGTCGTGGGGGGCAAACAGCTCCTGACCTCAAGCATGGAGCTGGAACGGGCGCTCTTCAAGGATTGGGGCGTTTCCCTGTTTTACGACGCCGGCAACGCCTTTAATAACTTCTCCGCCATCAAGCTGTTCCAAGGAGCGGGCGTCGGTCTCCACTACTACACTTCGGTCGGGGCCTTGAACCTTTCCGTGGCCCAGCCGCTGGGGGTGGACAAGCTGGCGCTCCATTTCCACTTCACCGTGGGGTTCGAACTATGA
- a CDS encoding translocation/assembly module TamB domain-containing protein: MKRPPPKSLVAAVAIALAGAALAALVWIVSTTQGARWLLGAIDSLSGGSFSVQKVEGRVADHLLLTGVRIALPQQKLEFGSLELGWKPLLLLSGTVAIQELAASGVRIQDNAPPAGKPPILAWPRAPQMAQQLDMIITRLQVTDLSYRRRQEQPVRVTSIAASVTWRDSLLAISDLTAVAPSGRISGAASAGFRQPSLTADLVIAPAHPVAEMDRFRLKVGRGNGRGPEPFTGTVAITGTAGARKLLELTGDVGMAPNAFNLRRLRLTKPGQKGVLTADGSLTFTARESALSLQVMAAGLDLSPQLNVPTNLSGTLRFAGTLDRYRGDVTLTNKGQGWRAASVSASYRGTRDGIKLAPLNGRFLDGSLAGNLDMNWRDGFAMQGVISGRNLNPARIAPDWKGRANFNATGTLAWPWKAPLSGSVSGVLLESRLHGQGLAGGVQADFAENNLNLSRLALQGKGFDLHASGELNRRLAVAARITDLSLLVPGAAGTLRADGWVRWRERHLSGAVAGTGSKLAWHGARAAAANLSARLEEGAGSPLHVAASLRDAVYDGYALGDVTLAADGTLPHHAVSATLHSAGSEARLNLAAGYGAGTWKGEITRFAGRDRSGPWNLTAPTAFAVSADKFALSPLSLTAGTAERLEVAADLAFHPLNGHVRAKWAGLNLVRVNPYLKDMQFTGNSSGTVRLGFLPGKRLTLAGSASGNGTFAGRGTSATILRSQVTFDGSEQGMRGSMDLTTASGGRLQGTFMSSAPLRLAMPEKGDLTAELSGIDLALLKPWLPRDTGLEGRITGRAKGSLMPGQRFELTGTAALSGGALHQTRPDGELNLICKSAEASWHWRGATLGGTLFLTMADHGQARADFHLPVPARFPVAVDPKGPLRASLTGQFQEKGIITALFPGLVQESSGELAAELAINGTWAIPQIGGMLKLAKAGAYLPTAGVRLKDVQFAARLEKNLIRIDSFRAVSGPGHVEGTVLLTLAGWRVVGYQGTITGENFQTVYFPELQLLSTPKLTFTGTPQKITLRGELRLPELRIVGAPSRTAIAPSSDVIVEGRGVPVAKASPLVLDVQVRVLLGDKVFVKVAGIDAQLGGALDLSLTRLDSITSRGEIKVVKGRYRTYGVNLEIVRGRLFFAGGPINRPSLDFLALRTIGDVRVGVTVAGTLQKPVTKLYSEPAMPDVDVLAYIVLGHPLGSSSQQAGLVAQAAGALLTSGQAGTLQEQIKNHLGLSTLEIQGGVGGTASPMGYKPLQVTPPGAIPATQQPGVTETMLTVGKYLTPQLYISYGKSLFTGSNLFLLRYDILKQWQIETQTGTESGADLFYKLEFK, encoded by the coding sequence ATGAAACGGCCGCCCCCAAAGAGTCTCGTGGCGGCGGTGGCGATTGCCCTGGCTGGGGCCGCGCTTGCGGCCCTTGTCTGGATCGTTTCCACAACCCAGGGCGCCCGCTGGCTCTTAGGGGCGATCGACTCCCTGAGCGGGGGCAGCTTCTCCGTTCAAAAGGTCGAGGGAAGGGTTGCCGACCATCTGCTCCTCACGGGGGTGCGGATCGCTCTGCCACAGCAAAAACTGGAATTTGGCAGCCTGGAACTAGGCTGGAAACCGCTCCTGCTCCTGTCGGGCACCGTCGCTATTCAGGAGTTGGCCGCCAGCGGGGTGCGGATTCAGGACAATGCCCCTCCCGCCGGCAAACCGCCGATTCTGGCCTGGCCAAGGGCGCCCCAGATGGCGCAGCAGCTTGATATGATCATCACACGATTGCAGGTGACCGATCTCAGCTATCGCCGTCGCCAGGAACAACCCGTACGGGTAACGTCGATCGCCGCTTCCGTCACCTGGCGCGACAGCCTCCTGGCCATCAGCGATCTCACGGCGGTGGCACCTTCCGGGCGGATAAGCGGCGCTGCCTCGGCAGGTTTCAGGCAACCGTCTCTCACGGCAGACCTGGTCATTGCCCCGGCACACCCCGTGGCGGAGATGGACCGGTTCCGGTTGAAGGTGGGGCGCGGCAACGGCAGAGGGCCTGAGCCGTTTACCGGGACGGTCGCCATCACCGGCACGGCGGGCGCCCGGAAATTGCTGGAACTAACCGGCGATGTGGGGATGGCGCCCAATGCCTTCAATCTGCGCCGTCTTCGCCTGACCAAGCCGGGGCAAAAGGGGGTGCTCACCGCCGATGGGTCGCTGACGTTCACTGCCCGGGAATCGGCCCTGTCGTTGCAGGTCATGGCGGCCGGCCTCGATCTCTCCCCACAGCTGAACGTGCCGACAAACCTCTCCGGCACCCTGAGGTTCGCGGGGACCCTGGACAGGTATCGGGGCGATGTTACCCTGACCAACAAGGGGCAAGGCTGGCGGGCGGCCTCTGTTTCAGCGTCCTATCGCGGCACGCGTGACGGCATAAAGCTGGCTCCGCTGAACGGCAGGTTTCTCGATGGTTCCCTGGCGGGCAACCTGGATATGAACTGGCGCGACGGCTTTGCCATGCAGGGGGTGATCAGCGGCAGAAATCTCAACCCTGCCAGGATTGCCCCCGACTGGAAGGGGAGGGCGAATTTCAACGCCACCGGGACGCTGGCTTGGCCCTGGAAGGCGCCCCTCTCGGGGAGCGTCAGCGGCGTCCTCCTGGAAAGCCGCCTGCACGGGCAGGGCCTGGCCGGCGGGGTACAGGCTGATTTTGCCGAGAACAATCTTAACCTCTCCCGGCTGGCGCTGCAGGGCAAAGGGTTTGACCTGCACGCCTCGGGGGAACTGAACCGGCGCTTGGCCGTAGCCGCACGGATCACCGACCTTTCCCTGCTGGTTCCGGGCGCTGCCGGAACGCTCCGGGCCGATGGGTGGGTGCGCTGGCGCGAGAGGCATCTCAGCGGCGCCGTCGCCGGTACGGGGAGTAAACTTGCCTGGCATGGAGCGCGGGCAGCAGCCGCCAATCTGAGTGCCCGGCTTGAAGAAGGCGCGGGGTCTCCCCTGCATGTCGCCGCATCTCTGCGGGATGCGGTCTATGACGGCTATGCGCTGGGTGACGTGACCTTGGCGGCGGACGGGACGTTGCCCCATCACGCGGTGAGCGCGACACTGCACTCGGCCGGCAGCGAGGCGCGGCTTAATCTGGCGGCAGGGTACGGCGCCGGCACCTGGAAGGGCGAGATCACCCGCTTCGCGGGCAGGGACCGCTCCGGCCCGTGGAACCTGACGGCTCCTACCGCATTTGCCGTCAGCGCAGATAAATTCGCCCTGTCTCCCTTGTCCCTCACGGCGGGGACAGCGGAGCGTCTCGAAGTCGCCGCCGATCTGGCCTTTCATCCCCTAAACGGTCACGTCCGGGCCAAATGGGCCGGCCTGAACCTGGTCCGGGTCAATCCCTATCTGAAGGATATGCAGTTCACGGGAAACAGCAGCGGCACGGTCCGGTTAGGCTTCCTGCCCGGGAAACGGCTCACCCTGGCAGGGAGCGCCTCCGGCAACGGGACCTTCGCCGGGCGCGGAACAAGCGCGACCATCCTGCGAAGCCAGGTTACCTTTGACGGCAGCGAACAGGGCATGCGCGGTAGCATGGATCTCACTACGGCAAGCGGTGGCAGGTTGCAAGGGACATTCATGTCATCCGCCCCGCTCCGTCTGGCCATGCCCGAGAAAGGGGACCTGACGGCGGAATTGAGCGGGATCGACCTGGCGCTGCTCAAACCATGGCTCCCCCGCGACACCGGACTTGAAGGGCGCATCACCGGACGGGCAAAGGGGAGCCTGATGCCGGGACAACGCTTTGAGCTGACCGGCACTGCCGCGCTTTCCGGGGGGGCGTTACATCAGACACGGCCCGACGGGGAGCTGAACCTCATATGCAAATCCGCAGAGGCTTCATGGCACTGGCGAGGGGCAACACTTGGCGGCACCCTTTTCCTCACCATGGCTGACCACGGCCAGGCGCGGGCAGACTTCCACCTGCCGGTTCCGGCGCGTTTCCCGGTGGCCGTCGATCCTAAAGGGCCTCTCCGGGCATCGCTCACCGGGCAATTCCAGGAAAAAGGCATTATCACCGCCCTGTTTCCGGGGCTGGTCCAGGAAAGTTCCGGTGAGCTTGCCGCCGAACTTGCCATTAACGGAACCTGGGCAATTCCCCAAATCGGAGGCATGTTGAAGTTGGCCAAGGCCGGTGCGTATCTGCCCACCGCCGGCGTTCGCCTCAAGGACGTCCAGTTCGCGGCGCGCCTGGAAAAGAATCTCATCCGGATCGACTCCTTCCGGGCTGTCTCCGGACCCGGCCACGTGGAGGGGACGGTGCTTCTCACCCTGGCCGGGTGGCGGGTTGTCGGCTATCAGGGCACCATAACGGGCGAAAATTTTCAAACGGTCTATTTTCCCGAACTCCAGCTCCTGAGCACGCCGAAACTCACCTTTACCGGAACCCCGCAAAAAATCACCCTGCGTGGCGAACTGCGCCTGCCTGAACTGCGTATCGTCGGGGCGCCGTCCCGTACGGCCATTGCGCCGAGCAGCGATGTCATCGTGGAGGGAAGGGGCGTGCCGGTCGCCAAGGCCTCACCCCTGGTTTTGGACGTCCAGGTCCGGGTGCTGCTTGGGGATAAGGTCTTCGTCAAGGTCGCGGGCATCGACGCCCAGTTGGGCGGAGCCCTGGACCTGTCATTGACCCGCCTCGACAGCATTACCAGCAGAGGCGAGATCAAGGTGGTCAAAGGGCGGTACCGGACCTACGGCGTGAACCTGGAAATCGTCCGCGGGCGTCTGTTCTTTGCCGGCGGCCCGATTAATCGCCCCTCCCTTGATTTTCTGGCCCTGCGCACCATTGGGGACGTGCGGGTCGGCGTAACGGTTGCCGGCACCCTCCAGAAACCGGTCACCAAGCTCTACTCCGAGCCCGCCATGCCGGATGTGGATGTCCTGGCGTATATCGTCCTCGGCCACCCGCTCGGCAGCAGCAGCCAACAGGCCGGTCTCGTGGCCCAGGCTGCCGGCGCCCTGCTCACGTCCGGCCAGGCGGGGACCCTCCAGGAGCAGATAAAGAATCACCTCGGTTTGAGCACCCTGGAGATCCAGGGGGGTGTCGGGGGAACCGCCAGTCCCATGGGGTACAAACCGCTCCAGGTGACCCCTCCCGGAGCCATACCGGCGACGCAGCAGCCCGGCGTCACCGAGACGATGCTCACCGTGGGCAAGTATCTGACCCCGCAACTCTACATCAGTTACGGTAAGTCGCTGTTTACCGGGAGCAACCTGTTCCTGCTCCGGTACGATATTCTCAAACAGTGGCAGATTGAAACCCAGACCGGCACTGAGAGCGGCGCCGACCTCTTCTACAAACTGGAGTTCAAATAA
- a CDS encoding nitrite/sulfite reductase → MTTTGSEYRLDGIYKQRQEGFYLQRVKLPAGVVSSSQARTVAAVSSRFGQGTIHLTTRGSMEIHWLKESDLPIIKRDLAKVGLTARGACGGAVRGITSGSQAAQEFPALESIARRLHRQFTGNPRFERLPKKFKIGIEASVASGRHLIQDVGLVLTGGEDGRNLYDVWIAGGLGREPRPGFLFKQRLPEERIIPVIEAIVKVYATHAPPPKRLKFLAREFGEAKLCRLIEEEIVYREEIPRTSGLPEQLVPSSDGRQRLELQLFAGKLTAGQLEQIADTADRYADGVLMITANQDIALLLSRGVEAAPILDALQQSTGLDFAATAPAMRVCPGSHECRMGLASTRDVATELLGLIGEQGRTQSWAISGCPNSCSQPQLADVGIVCSALRKDEDGKRTPRFDIYRRTDAGLGTLSANDLTADELFSKVKDIG, encoded by the coding sequence ATGACTACAACCGGTTCCGAATATCGTCTTGACGGCATTTATAAACAGCGCCAGGAAGGCTTTTACCTGCAGCGTGTCAAACTTCCGGCCGGGGTCGTCTCCTCCAGTCAGGCCCGGACCGTCGCCGCCGTTTCCTCACGCTTCGGCCAGGGCACCATCCACCTTACCACCCGCGGCAGCATGGAGATTCACTGGCTGAAGGAAAGCGATCTGCCCATTATCAAGCGTGACCTGGCCAAAGTCGGCCTGACCGCGCGCGGTGCCTGCGGTGGTGCCGTTCGCGGCATTACCAGCGGCAGCCAGGCTGCCCAGGAGTTTCCGGCACTGGAATCCATTGCCCGACGTCTCCATCGACAATTTACCGGTAACCCCCGCTTCGAACGTTTACCCAAGAAGTTCAAGATCGGCATCGAAGCAAGTGTGGCCAGCGGCCGGCACCTGATCCAGGACGTCGGCTTGGTGCTGACGGGGGGCGAAGATGGCCGCAACCTCTACGACGTATGGATCGCCGGCGGCCTGGGGCGCGAACCGCGCCCCGGCTTCCTGTTTAAGCAGCGGCTCCCCGAAGAACGCATCATTCCGGTTATAGAGGCAATCGTCAAGGTCTACGCCACCCATGCGCCGCCCCCCAAGCGCCTCAAGTTCCTGGCCAGGGAGTTCGGCGAAGCGAAATTGTGCCGACTGATTGAGGAAGAAATCGTGTACCGAGAGGAAATTCCCCGTACCAGCGGGCTGCCGGAACAGTTGGTGCCGTCCTCCGACGGGCGCCAGCGCCTGGAGCTGCAATTGTTCGCCGGCAAGCTGACCGCTGGGCAACTCGAGCAGATCGCCGATACCGCCGACAGGTACGCCGATGGTGTGCTGATGATTACCGCCAACCAGGATATCGCTCTGCTCTTGTCACGCGGGGTCGAAGCTGCCCCAATTCTGGATGCATTGCAGCAATCGACCGGCTTGGACTTTGCTGCAACTGCACCAGCCATGCGAGTCTGCCCCGGCAGCCACGAGTGCCGTATGGGCCTGGCGTCAACCCGTGACGTGGCCACTGAACTGCTGGGACTCATCGGAGAACAGGGCCGAACCCAAAGTTGGGCCATTTCCGGTTGCCCCAACTCCTGCAGCCAGCCGCAGTTGGCCGATGTCGGTATTGTCTGCTCTGCACTGCGCAAGGACGAGGATGGCAAGCGCACGCCGCGCTTCGACATCTATCGGCGTACCGATGCCGGGCTCGGCACGCTCTCGGCAAATGATCTCACTGCGGATGAACTGTTCAGCAAGGTGAAAGATATCGGCTGA
- a CDS encoding AraC family transcriptional regulator codes for MQEIEDNSTGVALAALGTSIARWTEKGEQHTTAVPGLSLFRRIEPTEPVTGMYEPSICLVTQGAKRVLLGDDAYVYDAHHYLITSVHLPTVVQIIEASPEKPYLGLRLKLDQREISQLMVDSNLPAPRAQQSSRGMATGEVTLPLLTAFQRLIDLLSEQQDIPILAPIIQREIIYRLLVGDQGERLRQIASAGSQSHQIARAIDWLKANFTQPLSINDLAAQVRMSISTFHHHFRSMTALSPLQYQKQLRLQEARRLMLAEHLDAATAAFQVGYESPSQFSREYNRLFGAPPLRDITNLRQLAAG; via the coding sequence ATGCAGGAGATTGAGGATAACAGCACGGGAGTTGCCCTTGCGGCCCTGGGAACAAGTATTGCCCGATGGACCGAAAAAGGCGAACAGCACACAACCGCAGTCCCGGGCCTGTCGCTTTTCCGGAGGATTGAGCCGACCGAGCCGGTCACCGGCATGTACGAACCGAGCATTTGCCTGGTCACGCAAGGGGCAAAGCGCGTGCTGCTCGGCGACGACGCGTATGTGTATGACGCGCATCATTATTTGATCACGTCCGTACATCTCCCCACGGTCGTGCAGATTATCGAAGCGAGCCCGGAGAAGCCATACCTGGGGCTCAGACTGAAACTCGATCAGCGTGAAATCTCACAGCTGATGGTGGACAGCAATCTTCCCGCGCCCCGTGCGCAGCAATCAAGCCGCGGCATGGCGACCGGCGAGGTGACGCTGCCGCTGCTCACCGCCTTTCAACGGTTGATCGACTTGCTTTCTGAACAGCAGGATATACCGATCCTTGCGCCGATCATCCAGCGGGAAATCATCTACCGCTTGCTTGTGGGCGATCAAGGCGAGCGCCTGCGCCAGATAGCATCGGCGGGGAGCCAGAGCCATCAGATAGCGCGGGCAATCGATTGGTTGAAGGCTAATTTCACACAGCCGCTGAGTATCAATGATCTCGCGGCTCAAGTCCGCATGAGCATTTCGACGTTCCATCACCACTTCAGGTCGATGACCGCCTTAAGCCCTTTACAGTATCAGAAACAGTTACGCTTACAGGAAGCCAGGCGTTTAATGCTGGCAGAACATCTGGATGCCGCGACCGCAGCGTTTCAGGTAGGCTACGAGAGCCCATCCCAGTTCAGCCGTGAATACAACCGGTTGTTTGGCGCCCCGCCGTTACGGGACATCACGAACCTACGGCAATTGGCAGCCGGTTGA